The stretch of DNA CCACCAATCCGTCGAAAAGCGCGGCACCTAATACCGGAATCGTCGGTGAGGTCGGGTTAGTGCAACGGATTTCGTTGCGCAGGCTTAGTCGCGGTCGTGATGACACACCGCCTCGAGCATCAAGCCCCACGGGTCTAGCCAGAACGTCGCGAAATACGGCTGTGGGTATTGAGGAAAGACCTGCGGCTCGTGCAACACCCGCCCGCCGAACTGAGCCGACAGGTCGGCAACAGCGGAGTGCGCGGCAGTCACCGCCGAGCGCGTGCGGACCATGAACGCCAGGTGCTGCAGGCCGGTGTGGTGGCGTGAATACGTCGACGGCTCGGCTGCCGGGTAGAAGAACAGGTACGTGCC from Mycobacterium sp. JS623 encodes:
- a CDS encoding VOC family protein; the encoded protein is MLGHIGINVPDLDAARRYYSAVMPLVGFESFLDADDEFAYRPMAGKPGTYLFFYPAAEPSTYSRHHTGLQHLAFMVRTRSAVTAAHSAVADLSAQFGGRVLHEPQVFPQYPQPYFATFWLDPWGLMLEAVCHHDRD